One stretch of Micromonospora echinospora DNA includes these proteins:
- a CDS encoding helix-turn-helix domain-containing protein gives MRHEPRRDNRGILDPGRLRRQVRFRRRMAAPALRRWVEHYWLIDWDLDEPFEQRVVPHPTVNVVFQAQDGAAEHGEIAGVDTGLFAITLHGVGRVSGVQFRPGGFRPFWRRPVAELTGRRVPITYGPICPGTDDERCARLDELLTSWSPVADPLAAEATALVEEIRADRTVLRVTDFARRRSVSVRRLQRLFLDHVGVGPKWVIRRYRLQEAIEQAAAGPLDWSRVAADLGYADQAHLVREFTAVAGVSPAAYARSLASLRQ, from the coding sequence ATGCGACACGAACCGCGGCGTGACAACCGGGGCATCCTCGATCCGGGCCGGCTGCGCCGGCAGGTCCGGTTCCGGCGCCGGATGGCCGCCCCGGCGTTGCGTCGGTGGGTGGAGCACTACTGGCTGATCGACTGGGACCTGGACGAGCCGTTCGAGCAACGGGTGGTGCCGCACCCGACCGTGAACGTGGTGTTCCAGGCGCAGGACGGCGCGGCCGAACACGGTGAGATCGCGGGCGTCGACACCGGCCTGTTCGCCATCACGCTGCACGGCGTCGGCCGGGTCTCCGGCGTCCAGTTCCGCCCGGGCGGCTTCCGGCCGTTCTGGCGGCGTCCGGTCGCCGAGCTGACCGGCCGGCGCGTACCGATCACCTACGGGCCGATCTGCCCGGGGACCGACGACGAGCGCTGCGCGAGGCTGGACGAGCTGCTGACCTCGTGGTCGCCGGTCGCGGATCCGCTCGCCGCGGAGGCCACCGCGCTGGTCGAGGAGATCCGTGCCGACCGGACCGTGCTGCGGGTGACCGACTTCGCGCGGCGGCGGAGCGTCTCCGTCCGCCGGCTCCAGCGCCTCTTCCTCGACCACGTGGGCGTCGGTCCGAAGTGGGTGATCCGCCGCTACCGGCTCCAGGAGGCGATCGAACAGGCCGCCGCCGGGCCGCTGGACTGGTCGCGGGTCGCCGCCGACCTGGGGTACGCCGACCAGGCCCATCTGGTCCGCGAGTTCACCGCCGTCGCCGGGGTCTCGCCCGCGGCGTACGCCCGCTCGCTGGCGTCCCTGAGACAGTGA
- a CDS encoding TIGR03086 family metal-binding protein: MSTKTSELLAVAAPRTVAVVRGISDEQLGLPTPCPDYTVRDLLGHLFDVVVNFQALARRETVDWSGKTDHLTEGWRDRFAAEAARLIEAWSDPAALDGVSPGMGLPQETVGSMALIDLTVHGWDLARATGQELTVDPAVVSAGHEFMDRMGDTGQKMGAFGPPVPTEAAPTSMGALLGRAGRNPAWTR, translated from the coding sequence ATGAGCACGAAGACTAGTGAGCTGCTCGCCGTCGCGGCGCCGCGTACGGTCGCTGTGGTTCGCGGCATCTCCGACGAGCAGCTCGGCCTGCCCACCCCATGCCCCGACTACACGGTGCGTGACCTGCTCGGTCACCTGTTCGACGTGGTGGTCAACTTCCAGGCGCTGGCCCGCCGGGAGACGGTGGACTGGTCCGGCAAGACCGACCACCTGACCGAGGGCTGGCGCGACCGGTTCGCGGCCGAGGCGGCCCGGCTGATCGAGGCATGGTCCGACCCGGCCGCGCTGGACGGCGTTTCACCCGGCATGGGGCTACCCCAGGAGACGGTCGGGTCGATGGCCCTGATCGACCTCACGGTGCACGGGTGGGACCTGGCCCGGGCCACCGGCCAGGAGCTGACAGTGGACCCGGCCGTGGTGTCGGCGGGGCACGAGTTCATGGACCGCATGGGCGACACGGGGCAGAAGATGGGCGCGTTCGGCCCGCCGGTGCCCACCGAGGCGGCGCCGACCAGC